GTTTCAACGGTATACGTATCATCAGCTGTGCCTTCTGCATCCTGGTAGTTTGTCACACTAAGAGCTTTAGAGTTTAATTTTTCTCCATTGCGGTAGACATTAAAGGTGACATCTTTCGCATATTCATCGGCAAGTAATCGCCAGCTGACAAAGTTTCCATTTTCAGATTTAAGGGCAATCACGCCTCGATCCAGCCATTCTTTTTGTCTTTCTGTATTCGGAGCAGTCAAGCGGTTATAGACATAAAGAGTGGCTTCGCGGTTAAAGCTGTTATCGATTCCCTCTGTTTGCGCAAGTGTACCTTTAAACTCGTATACCCCTGATTCTTCAGGATTCCACTCTTTTCCGACAGTTTTCCACTCACTAACAGCCACTTCCTTCTTGCTATTATCAGCAAGCGTGACGGTTACCGTTTGTGGCAGGCCGATGGATGATATATCAGTTGTTGTTTCATTTACATAGACTTGGTGGTATCGTAGTTGATCTACTTTAGAGACGGTATTACCTGGGATAGGTACACTATAGATGCCAAAATCATCGAGGTAGGTTGTCCAAGAGTGGTTATTTCCAGATGTCCGAATGCCGACAAGCTTCACAGTTTTTACAGAGCCGTCGAACGAAACACCTTCTAGGGATGACGTGTATTCTTGTGTTTCACCAGATTCTTTATCCTTTAGCGTTAAAACAGCTTGGTTTTTAATCAAATCAAAATGGACACTGACTTCATACCAGGTTTCTTGATTGGTAGCGAAGGTTTGAGCAGGGGCTTGGCTGCCTGCGAAGTACTCAATCGCTTCCGTATTGGTATTGTTTAACGTGAAAATAATGTTTCCGGAGTTATCTATAATTCGAAGTTCACCAGAATTCTCAAACTGTCTTGTTCCTTTATCATTGTTCTTGCCGGGATACCAGTCTAGTTTGACAAGAATGTCTTTTCCTTTAACCGCTGTTTCTAAATTCTTGGTGGCCACACGGCCGCCAGATGCATTCACAATCGTGTATTGAAGTTTATCAGTTGCGTTTCCTTTAATATTTTGCTCATTAATGGAAACAGTTGAGCTCGCTGTCGTAAAACCCCACAGATTGTTGTCTTCAAAATCAGAGCCGTCTACCAAGTCATACCCTTCAACATCCGTAAGTGCAGCTGTAGCATACGGAAGATTTGAAAAAATGAGACCTAGTGATAAGGCGCTTGCTAAGACTTTCTTCTTCTTTTTCCCCAAGATTTACCCACTTCCTTTAATTTTATTGACCACGCCGAACATCTTCTAAAAATGTGAAAACGGATACAAAATAACATGTCTTGAAAGATCTTCGGAACAGATTGGTCATTGTGTGACTAATACTAGCGCGGCTTGTGACAAACCGTCTAGAACACATTTTTGCAATATAAAAAGCCTTGTGTCACAAGGCTTTGTCTTTTGTTTTGGATTTTTTTTCTGAGTTGATAACTTTTTGGAAATGGCCTCATTACAGACTTTTGACATTTGTGAAAGTTGGTCGGTGAAGCGAAAGTCCTATATGATTTTTGGTGGCAATAACGTTCATTTTTATTGAAAAAAGTGTCCTTCGCCATCGCTTTCACTCGGATGATACTGATATTTGGCTAAGTCAATTTTGCCCTCTATACCAATTTCGACACCTTCACTCTCTAGCGAAAATAGCTGCTCGTGATAGTCATCGTCTTGAAGGGCGATTTGGCCTTTACTATTGACTACACGGTGCCAAGGAAGGTTGTACTTCCTGCTCATCGAATGTAGAGCACGAACCACCTGACGTGCAGCACGCGGGCTCCCGGCTACTCTTGCAATCTGTCCATAGGTCATGACTTTGCCTTCGGGAATATTTTTAATAATTTCTACGACTTTTTCTGTAAAAGGCTGCATTATTCGAAATCCTTTCCGTCTAATTCACATCATTATATAATATTTTTTTAAAAACACAGTGGAAAAATGATTGCTGAAACGGGTTTATAAGTGAAAAAAATTCTTTTTTGAAAAATTTTCATTCGACTTTTTGTATCGACAGATTTCTCAGGAAATAATTTTGGAGATCATTCCCGTTGCGTTAAAAATCCAATTACGTCACGGATTTCAGCTTTTTCGCGGCTGTGTCGATAAATGCGCAATAGGTACCATTCCTCGATTTTAATGTCCGATTTTTCAAAAAATTAAAAAGGTACCTTGTCCTTGTTGGATAATTCGTGCATATTCCCGTATCCAAGCTAATAAAATGGTTACAAACCTTTACAAAGAGAGTGTTTGAGGTGAAGAGTCGTTTGAGGCTTTTGTGGAATTAGTTGGGGACATGATTATTCATCGTATCGATCAGAGGGCAGCAAGCTTTCTGGCGCATGAGGGTTAGCTTAGTTTATGCAGCATGCGGTTGCAGTATTTCGTCTTAGTGATAAGCGGGTCTCATTTCGCACTTCTCACATCCAATTTAGGGAGGGCGAGTGGTGTGCACGATTACATCAAAGAGAGAACTATCAAGATTGGAAAGTATATCGTGGAGACGAGAAAAACGGTTCGTGTCATTGCGAAGGAGTTTGGCGTATCCAAAAGTACTGTCCATAAAGATTTAACAGAGAGGCTTCCTGAAATTAATCCTGAACTGGCAAATGAGGTAAAAGAGATTTTAGATTATCATAAATCGATCAGACATCTCCGGGGTGGAGAAGCGACGAAAATGAAGTACCAGAAGGAAGAAAAAGAAGGTGAGGCTGTTAAGTAGGCCGGCTTTCAGAAGGTATCTCTGCAGACATGCAAAAAATGTTTAAAATGGCCATTTTCAAATGACTTCTTGGTGCATTCTAAGAAAGTCGGGGAAAGGGCCATTTTTAATGGCTAAAAAGGCGGGCATTCTCTTTCAAGAAATTTTTTCCGACAAATTTCTATGTTATTTGGGATAATAGTATGGAATTTTTATGGAATATGGTACAATTAGCAATTAGGAAAGTATGACCGTTTCAAGGAGGAAAGAAAAGAGAATGTTTGCTAGGGATATAGGGATTGATTTGGGAACGGCTAACGTGTTAATCCACGTTAAAGGCCGCGGAATTGTATTGAATGAGCCATCGGTCGTAGCAATAGATAAAAATACGAATCGTGTTCTAGCTGTTGGTGAGGAAGCTCGCCGCATGGTTGGACGTACACCTGGAAACATCGTCGCGATCCGCCCATTAAAAGATGGAGTTATCGCTGACTTTGACGTAACAGAAGCAATGTTAAAACATTTTATTAATAAGTTGAACGTAAAGGGCTTTTTATCCAAACCGCGTATTCTGATTTGCTGTCCAACGAATATCACAAGCGTTGAGCAAAAAGCAATTCGAGAAGCGGCAGAAAAAAGCGGCGGCAAGAAAATTTACTTAGAAGAAGAGCCGAAGGTGGCAGCGATTGGCGCAGGTATGGATATATTCCAGCCGAGCGGTAACATGGTTGTCGACATCGGCGGTGGAACAACAGATGTAGCAGTTCTTTCAATGGGCGATATCGTTACTTCTTCCTCCATTAAAATGGCCGGCGACAAGTTCGACATGGAAATTCTCAATCACATCAAGCGTGAGTACAAGCTATTGATCGGGGAACGCACAGCTGAGAATATTAAAATCAACATTGGTACCGTATTTCCAGGATCACGCTCGGAAGAAATGGAAATTCGCGGACGGGACATGGTCAGCGGCTTACCGCGTACGATTACCGTTCATTCAGAAGAAATTGAAGGTTCCTTACGCGAATCGGTTTCTGTGATTGTTCAGGCAGCTAAGAGCGTCTTAGAGCGCACACCACCAGAACTTTCAGCAGATATCATTGACCGCGGCGTTATTTTAACCGGCGGAGGAGCTTTGCTGCACGGAATCGATGCATTGCTTGCAGACGAGCTCAAAGTACCAGTCTTAGTGGCCGAAAACCCAATGGACTGCGTGGCAATTGGAACAGGCATCATGTTAGACAACATTGACCGCATTCAGAAGCGAAAGTTTGGCTAATAAGGTAGGACATCTTACCATTGAAAAAGTCTAATGATCTCATCATTGGACTTTTTTTATGTTGTGAGGGTGTGAAAAACCCCACCGCAACTAAAAGTTTTCGCCACTTTTTGCCATGGAAATACTTTTTCTGCAAAAAAATACTGTCTATTCCCTAATTTTTTTATAAAATAGAGTATAATATTAGGTAAAACGAAAAAAACAGCAGAAGAATGGACACACTATATGTCCAATTACTATAGACAGATTTCGGTTAAAGGGGAATAAGAGATGTCAGTAAATCATCTAAACCAGGTGAAGACGAGGGAAGAGTATAAAAAGGCAAAAGGTGAAGATCAGCAAGATACTACCACTCAAAAGACTTCTAAAGTTGCTCAAAAAGCCCAAAAAGCTGAAGTTGCAAATAAAAGGATTCGTATCCGTTTGATCCCAATTTGGCTTAGAATACTTCTTTTGGTTATTTTTACTGGTGTTTTTATGGTAGCAGGTGCCGCGATTGGCTATGGTGTGCTCGGTAATGGGGATGCGGGAGATGTGTTAAGAGGCTCCACTTGGACACATATTATTGATTTAGTTGAAAAAAAATAAACGAGGAAGGGCCAGTGGCTCTTCCTTTTTGTATGCTCTTAATAGTAAAATGTATATATCTGTTCCTATGAGGAGGTACTAAAAATGTTAGATGTGCAACAAATAAAAGAAATTATTCCCCATCGTTATCCATTTTTGCTTGTAGATAAAATTTTAGAGGTTGAAGAAGGAGTTAAGGCTGTCGGAATTAAAAATGTAACGGCAAATGAAGAATTTTTCAATGGTCATTTTCCTGACTATCCGGTAATGCCAGGTGTGCTAATTGTTGAAGCGCTTGCACAGGTGGGAGCAGTTGCGGTATTGAAAAAAGAAGAAAATCGCGGCAAACTGGCATTTTTTGCTGGAATTGATGGCTGTCGTTTTAAAAGACAAGTTAAGCCAGGTGACCAACTGCGACTTGAAGTCGAAATCATTCGCTTGCGTGGTCCAATTGGAAAAGGAAAAGCAGTTGCTACGGTTGATGGAGAAATCGCATGTGAAGCGGAAATCACGTTTGCATTAGGAAAATAGTCGGGGATTTCTCCGATTATTTTTTTTTTTGTAATAGTCCTTTCATACTTGGGGAAAATAACTTAAGACCGATAAAAGGGTCAATATTTTTCACATTGAAAGGGGCTTTTACGTTTGAAGAAAAAGCTGTTTTTTTTACTAGCAAGTGCACTTCTGTCAGGGTCTGTGTTAGTGGGTTGTAATAATAATGATGATGATCAAAATCCTGCACCGCCGACAAACGATGAAGTGGATACACCACTTGATAATGATAACAACTTAGATGGTAACAACAACAACAACGGATTAAATAACAAGAACACACGTTATAACAACAACAATGGACCAAACCGTAACGGAAACAATGGTAACAACAATAACGGGTTAAACGACAACAACACTAATTACCGCAACAATGATATCAACACTGATACTGACAAAGACATGATGAGAGACAGAAACACACCTGGTGAAGATATGATCGAAGACGACCGTGACGCAAACGATCGTAACAATAAAGACAGATAAATAGCAAAGGGGCAGGCTCATGTCATGTGACCCCAAAAGTCACTCTAACTTTTGGGGAACAGTACATTGCAGCCTGCCCTTTTATTAATCGTGCTTCATTTTTAGCTTTGGTTTGCTTTTCATTTTGTCCCTAAATTCTTCTAGTAATGCCTGACCGCCAAGGCCCTTTTCGAGCAGGCTGTCGAGCAGGAGTTCTGAGTAATCACTTCTGTTACGGCGCAGACGGCCTTCAAACAAGACGCTAATGTGGTTCTGAAATTTGTTGAGTGATGCAATTTTAGTTTGGAAATAGGCGGGATCATTTTCGCGTTTGGTAATTACCGCTTGTACAATCACCTCGCGGCTTTGTTCGTGGATTTTTTGGAAGTAGTCATAAAGGGATAAATCGGTATAGGCTTCAAGCAGCCAGCTAGCACTTTCATTTTCTTTATTGATAATTAATCCATCCTCTAATGGGATTTCAACGGAATTTCCATCCTCCACAACTTCCAAAGCGACTAATTTAAAGGATTTCATCGGCAATACCTCCTCTTACTCGATCTCATTTTCTAAATTATAACATATCCGTTCTGGAAACAAATGTCGAAAAATATTTGTCGTTTTTTGCAAATAAGCCTTTTGTTAAAAAAATATCCCTTCATTATGATATTTTGGCTTAGGTGAAAAATCAATTTTGAAGCAAAAAATAACATCAAAACCCTAATTTCAGTATTTTACACCAAGGTCGAGAAGGTCTATGAT
This genomic stretch from Neobacillus niacini harbors:
- a CDS encoding MGMT family protein, with amino-acid sequence MQPFTEKVVEIIKNIPEGKVMTYGQIARVAGSPRAARQVVRALHSMSRKYNLPWHRVVNSKGQIALQDDDYHEQLFSLESEGVEIGIEGKIDLAKYQYHPSESDGEGHFFQ
- the spoIIID gene encoding sporulation transcriptional regulator SpoIIID, with the translated sequence MHDYIKERTIKIGKYIVETRKTVRVIAKEFGVSKSTVHKDLTERLPEINPELANEVKEILDYHKSIRHLRGGEATKMKYQKEEKEGEAVK
- a CDS encoding rod shape-determining protein: MFARDIGIDLGTANVLIHVKGRGIVLNEPSVVAIDKNTNRVLAVGEEARRMVGRTPGNIVAIRPLKDGVIADFDVTEAMLKHFINKLNVKGFLSKPRILICCPTNITSVEQKAIREAAEKSGGKKIYLEEEPKVAAIGAGMDIFQPSGNMVVDIGGGTTDVAVLSMGDIVTSSSIKMAGDKFDMEILNHIKREYKLLIGERTAENIKINIGTVFPGSRSEEMEIRGRDMVSGLPRTITVHSEEIEGSLRESVSVIVQAAKSVLERTPPELSADIIDRGVILTGGGALLHGIDALLADELKVPVLVAENPMDCVAIGTGIMLDNIDRIQKRKFG
- a CDS encoding DNA-directed RNA polymerase subunit beta, which produces MSVNHLNQVKTREEYKKAKGEDQQDTTTQKTSKVAQKAQKAEVANKRIRIRLIPIWLRILLLVIFTGVFMVAGAAIGYGVLGNGDAGDVLRGSTWTHIIDLVEKK
- the fabZ gene encoding 3-hydroxyacyl-ACP dehydratase FabZ, whose amino-acid sequence is MLDVQQIKEIIPHRYPFLLVDKILEVEEGVKAVGIKNVTANEEFFNGHFPDYPVMPGVLIVEALAQVGAVAVLKKEENRGKLAFFAGIDGCRFKRQVKPGDQLRLEVEIIRLRGPIGKGKAVATVDGEIACEAEITFALGK
- a CDS encoding YwpF family protein, with product MKSFKLVALEVVEDGNSVEIPLEDGLIINKENESASWLLEAYTDLSLYDYFQKIHEQSREVIVQAVITKRENDPAYFQTKIASLNKFQNHISVLFEGRLRRNRSDYSELLLDSLLEKGLGGQALLEEFRDKMKSKPKLKMKHD